From Pseudomonas sp. LS1212, the proteins below share one genomic window:
- a CDS encoding S41 family peptidase has protein sequence MLYSSRLTSLALTLAVVIGAPLAWAAEPVRPAATAATAASAKAPLPLEELRTFAEVMDRIKAAYVEPVDDKTLLENAIKGMLSNLDPHSAYLGPEDFQELQESTSGEFGGLGIELGAEDGFIKVVSPIDDTPASRAGIEAGDLIVKINGQPTRGQSMTEAVEKMRGKVGEKITLTLVRDGGTPFDVTLARAVIQVKSVKSQLLENDYGYIRITQFQVKTGEEVGKALAKLRKDNGKKLRGVILDLRNNPGGVLQSAVEVADHFLTKGLIVYTKGRIANSELRFSADPADASEGVPMVVLINGGSASASEIVAGALQDHKRGVLMGTDSFGKGSVQTVLPLNNDRALKITTALYYTPNGRSIQAQGIVPDIEVRRGKVTSEQDGENFREADLEGHLGNGNGGADKPSGKPGLKITSNKKDRPQDDDFQLSQALSLLKGLSITRGS, from the coding sequence ATGCTGTATTCGTCCCGCCTCACCTCGCTGGCCCTGACGCTCGCCGTGGTCATTGGCGCGCCCCTGGCCTGGGCCGCAGAGCCCGTCCGCCCGGCAGCCACCGCTGCGACTGCGGCTTCCGCCAAGGCCCCCCTGCCGCTCGAAGAGCTGCGTACCTTCGCCGAGGTCATGGATCGGATCAAGGCTGCTTATGTCGAACCTGTCGATGACAAGACACTGCTGGAAAACGCCATCAAGGGCATGCTCAGCAACCTCGACCCGCACTCCGCCTATCTGGGCCCGGAAGACTTCCAGGAACTGCAGGAAAGCACCAGCGGCGAATTCGGCGGCCTGGGCATCGAGCTTGGCGCCGAAGATGGCTTCATCAAGGTGGTATCGCCAATCGACGATACCCCGGCATCCCGGGCCGGCATCGAGGCCGGCGACCTGATCGTCAAGATCAACGGCCAGCCGACGCGCGGCCAGTCCATGACCGAAGCCGTCGAAAAGATGCGCGGCAAGGTGGGCGAGAAGATTACCCTGACCCTGGTTCGCGACGGCGGTACGCCGTTCGACGTGACCCTGGCCCGTGCGGTCATCCAGGTCAAAAGCGTCAAGAGCCAACTGCTCGAGAATGACTACGGCTATATCCGCATCACCCAGTTCCAGGTCAAGACCGGCGAAGAAGTCGGCAAGGCCCTGGCCAAGCTGCGCAAGGACAACGGCAAGAAACTGCGCGGCGTGATCCTCGATTTGCGCAACAACCCCGGTGGCGTGCTGCAATCTGCAGTGGAAGTGGCCGACCACTTCCTGACCAAAGGCCTGATCGTCTACACCAAGGGCCGCATCGCCAACTCCGAGCTGCGCTTCTCTGCCGACCCGGCCGACGCCAGTGAAGGCGTGCCGATGGTCGTGCTGATCAACGGCGGCAGCGCCTCGGCATCGGAAATCGTCGCCGGCGCCCTGCAGGACCACAAACGTGGCGTGCTGATGGGCACCGACAGCTTCGGCAAGGGTTCGGTGCAAACCGTCCTGCCGCTGAACAATGATCGCGCCCTGAAGATCACCACGGCCTTGTACTACACCCCCAATGGTCGCTCGATCCAGGCCCAGGGCATCGTGCCGGACATCGAAGTCCGCCGCGGCAAGGTCACCAGCGAACAGGACGGCGAGAACTTCAGGGAAGCCGACCTGGAAGGCCACCTGGGCAATGGCAACGGTGGCGCGGACAAACCGTCCGGCAAGCCCGGCCTGAAGATCACCAGCAACAAGAAAGATCGCCCTCAGGACGATGACTTCCAGCTGAGCCAGGCACTGAGCCTGCTCAAGGGCCTGAGTATCACTCGCGGTAGCTAG
- the hisA gene encoding 1-(5-phosphoribosyl)-5-[(5-phosphoribosylamino)methylideneamino]imidazole-4-carboxamide isomerase codes for MLIIPAIDLKDGACVRLRQGRMEDSTVFSDDPVSMAAKWVEGGCRRLHLVDLNGAFEGQPVNGEVVTAIARRYPNLPIQIGGGIRSLETIEHYVKAGVSYVIIGTKAVKEPEFVAEACRAFPGKVIVGLDAKDGFVATDGWAEVSTVQVIDLAKRFEADGVSAIVYTDIAKDGMMQGCNVPFTAALAAATRIPVIASGGIHNLGDIKALLDAKAPGIIGAITGRAIYEGTLDVAEAQAFCDSYKG; via the coding sequence ATGCTGATTATCCCCGCTATCGATCTTAAAGACGGTGCCTGCGTTCGTCTGCGCCAGGGCCGCATGGAAGATTCCACAGTGTTCTCCGATGACCCGGTGAGCATGGCTGCCAAGTGGGTAGAGGGCGGTTGCCGCCGTCTGCATCTGGTCGACCTCAATGGCGCATTCGAAGGCCAGCCGGTCAACGGCGAAGTGGTCACCGCGATCGCCAGGCGCTACCCTAACCTGCCGATCCAGATCGGCGGCGGCATTCGTTCGCTGGAAACCATCGAGCACTACGTCAAGGCCGGTGTCAGCTACGTAATCATCGGTACCAAGGCGGTCAAGGAGCCTGAGTTCGTTGCCGAGGCGTGCCGCGCCTTCCCGGGCAAGGTGATCGTTGGCCTGGACGCCAAGGACGGTTTCGTCGCCACCGACGGCTGGGCTGAAGTCAGCACCGTGCAGGTCATCGACCTGGCCAAGCGTTTCGAAGCCGACGGCGTATCGGCCATCGTCTACACCGACATCGCCAAAGACGGCATGATGCAGGGCTGCAACGTACCGTTCACCGCTGCACTGGCCGCTGCCACGCGGATTCCGGTGATCGCTTCGGGCGGCATCCACAACCTGGGCGACATCAAGGCCCTGCTCGATGCCAAGGCACCGGGGATCATCGGCGCCATCACCGGCCGGGCAATCTACGAAGGCACTCTCGATGTCGCCGAGGCGCAAGCCTTCTGCGACTCGTACAAAGGCTGA
- the hisF gene encoding imidazole glycerol phosphate synthase subunit HisF: MALAKRIIPCLDVDNGRVVKGVKFENIRDAGDPVEIARRYDEQGADEITFLDITASVDGRDTTLHTVERMASQVFIPLTVGGGVRTVQDIRNLLNAGADKVSINTAAVFNPEFVGEAAQHFGSQCIVVAIDAKKVSGPGETPRWEIFTHGGRKPTGLDAVAWAKKMEELGAGEILLTSMDQDGMKNGFDLGVTRAISDALGIPVIASGGVGNLQHLADGVLEGHASAVLAASIFHFGEYTVPEAKAYMAQRGIVVR, translated from the coding sequence ATGGCGCTGGCCAAACGCATCATCCCTTGCCTGGACGTCGACAACGGTCGGGTGGTCAAGGGCGTCAAGTTCGAGAACATCCGCGATGCCGGCGACCCGGTGGAAATCGCTCGTCGCTACGATGAGCAGGGTGCCGATGAAATCACCTTTCTCGACATCACCGCCAGCGTCGATGGCCGCGATACCACGCTGCATACCGTCGAGCGCATGGCCAGCCAGGTGTTCATCCCGCTGACCGTGGGCGGTGGCGTGCGCACCGTGCAGGACATCCGCAACCTGCTCAATGCCGGTGCCGACAAGGTTTCGATCAATACCGCAGCGGTGTTCAACCCCGAGTTCGTCGGCGAAGCGGCGCAGCATTTCGGTTCGCAGTGCATCGTGGTTGCCATCGATGCCAAGAAGGTATCCGGGCCGGGCGAAACCCCGCGCTGGGAGATCTTCACCCACGGCGGGCGCAAGCCTACCGGGCTGGATGCCGTGGCCTGGGCGAAGAAGATGGAAGAACTGGGCGCGGGTGAAATCCTGCTGACCAGCATGGACCAGGACGGCATGAAGAACGGCTTCGATCTGGGCGTGACCCGTGCGATCAGCGATGCCCTGGGTATCCCGGTGATTGCTTCGGGTGGTGTCGGCAACCTGCAGCATTTGGCTGACGGTGTGCTGGAAGGGCATGCCAGTGCGGTGTTGGCGGCGAGTATTTTCCACTTTGGCGAATACACCGTGCCGGAAGCCAAGGCATATATGGCTCAGCGTGGGATTGTGGTGCGGTGA
- the hisH gene encoding imidazole glycerol phosphate synthase subunit HisH, whose amino-acid sequence MQTVAVIDYGMGNLHSVAKALEHVGAGRVQITSDASVIREADRVVFPGVGAIRDCMAEIRRLGFDALVREVSQDRPFLGICVGMQALLDHSEENDGVDCIGLFPGNVRFFGKDLHEDGEHLKVPHMGWNEVSQTIDHPLWHNIPDMARFYFVHSYYIAAAKAVQVVGRGHYGVDFAAALAEGSRFAVQFHPEKSHTHGLQLLQNFAAWDGRW is encoded by the coding sequence ATGCAGACGGTCGCGGTTATCGACTACGGCATGGGTAACCTGCACTCGGTGGCCAAGGCCCTCGAGCACGTCGGCGCGGGCCGGGTGCAGATCACCAGTGATGCCAGCGTGATTCGTGAAGCCGACCGGGTCGTGTTCCCGGGTGTCGGCGCCATTCGCGATTGCATGGCCGAGATTCGTCGCCTGGGTTTCGACGCGCTGGTGCGCGAAGTCAGCCAGGACCGGCCATTCCTCGGGATTTGCGTGGGCATGCAAGCCTTGCTCGACCATAGCGAAGAGAACGACGGCGTCGATTGCATCGGTCTGTTCCCTGGCAATGTGCGCTTCTTCGGCAAGGACCTGCATGAAGACGGCGAGCACCTGAAAGTGCCGCACATGGGCTGGAACGAAGTATCGCAGACGATCGATCACCCGCTGTGGCACAACATCCCGGACATGGCGCGTTTCTACTTTGTGCACAGCTACTACATTGCCGCCGCCAAGGCGGTGCAGGTGGTGGGGCGCGGTCACTATGGCGTCGATTTCGCCGCCGCACTGGCCGAAGGCTCGCGCTTTGCCGTGCAGTTCCACCCGGAGAAAAGCCATACCCATGGCCTGCAGCTGCTGCAGAACTTCGCCGCATGGGATGGCCGTTGGTAA
- a CDS encoding murein hydrolase activator EnvC: MLRALIALTLACLLNPAFADERVQTQQQLDATRQDIAELKKLLGQLQQEKSGVQKDLRGTETEMGKLEKQVEALQNELKKTEGELGRLDTEKKKLQSARIEQQRLIAIQARAAYQSGRQEYLKLLLNQQNPEKFARTLTYYDYMSKARLEQLSSFNETLRQLANVEKEIALQQAQLLAQQGSLDSQRHELEVVRDERQQVLAKLNNDVKERDKKLQAREQDQADLTKVLKTIEETLARQAREAEEARQKALLAQQEAEKQRQREAAQATADDTPRKAKPVPGALVSSSGASYGGPFISARGKLPWPVDGRLLARFGESRGDDVRTKWDGVMISASAGSQVRAVHGGRVVFADWLRGAGLLVILDHGNGYLSLYGHNQTLLKDAGDTVKAGEAISTVGSSGGQDTPALYFAIRQQGRPSDPAQWCRSQG, encoded by the coding sequence ATGCTTCGCGCCCTGATCGCTTTAACCCTTGCCTGCCTGCTCAATCCGGCGTTTGCCGATGAGCGCGTACAGACCCAACAACAGTTGGACGCCACGCGTCAGGATATCGCCGAGCTGAAAAAGCTCCTTGGCCAGTTGCAGCAGGAGAAATCCGGCGTGCAAAAAGACCTGCGCGGCACTGAAACCGAAATGGGCAAGCTGGAAAAGCAGGTGGAGGCCCTGCAGAACGAACTAAAAAAGACTGAAGGCGAGCTGGGGCGCCTCGACACAGAGAAAAAAAAACTCCAGAGCGCACGCATTGAACAACAACGGCTGATCGCCATCCAGGCCCGAGCGGCCTATCAGAGTGGTCGCCAGGAATACTTGAAGCTTTTGCTCAACCAGCAGAACCCGGAAAAATTCGCCCGCACCCTGACCTACTACGATTACATGAGCAAGGCGCGTCTCGAGCAATTGAGCAGTTTCAACGAAACCCTGCGCCAACTGGCCAACGTCGAAAAGGAAATCGCCCTGCAGCAGGCTCAACTGCTGGCCCAACAAGGCAGCCTCGACAGCCAGCGTCACGAGTTGGAAGTGGTTCGCGACGAGCGCCAGCAAGTGCTGGCCAAGCTCAACAACGATGTGAAAGAGCGCGACAAGAAGCTGCAGGCCCGCGAGCAAGACCAGGCAGACCTGACGAAGGTGCTCAAGACCATCGAGGAAACCCTCGCGCGGCAGGCCCGCGAGGCTGAAGAAGCACGCCAGAAAGCCCTGCTCGCCCAGCAGGAAGCCGAGAAACAACGCCAGCGCGAGGCGGCCCAGGCAACTGCCGACGATACCCCGCGCAAGGCGAAACCTGTTCCGGGTGCGCTGGTCTCAAGCAGTGGCGCATCCTATGGTGGACCGTTTATTTCGGCACGCGGCAAACTTCCATGGCCGGTCGATGGTCGACTGTTGGCACGCTTTGGCGAAAGCCGTGGCGACGACGTCCGGACCAAATGGGACGGGGTGATGATCAGCGCGTCCGCCGGCAGTCAGGTCCGTGCGGTGCACGGCGGCCGGGTGGTTTTCGCCGACTGGTTGCGCGGCGCCGGGCTTCTGGTCATTCTCGACCATGGCAATGGTTATTTGAGCCTGTACGGGCACAACCAGACCCTGCTCAAGGATGCAGGCGACACCGTCAAGGCCGGCGAGGCCATTTCGACGGTCGGCAGCAGTGGTGGGCAGGATACGCCAGCGTTGTATTTCGCAATTCGTCAGCAGGGCCGTCCGAGCGACCCTGCGCAATGGTGCCGTTCCCAGGGATAG
- a CDS encoding AsmA family protein: protein MKAFGKILGLVILGLLLIIVALGFALTHLFDPNDYKDEIRQLARDKAHLELTLNGDIGWSLFPWLGLELHEASIATLNNPKVPFADLQMLGLSVRVLPLLRREVQMSDVRVEGLNLILSRDENGHGNWEDIGRPLPATTPVPTTAATDPNAPATPAPATADAAGRPVKLDIDSLTVNNARVQFTDARSGQHLSAESIQLSTGAVHEGVNIPVKLTAFLGTNQPVMRARTELNGELRFDRALKRYQFEDMKLSGEASGEPLQGKTMTFAAQGQLLVDLAANIAEWNGLKLSANQLRALGELNVRDLDKEPKLTGGLSIAQVDLRTFLDSIGQTLPPMASGSLSKFELVSRLEGSKNSLALEDLNLKLDDSLFSGRIAIEDFAKQSLRVQLKGDKLDADRYMPPKSEAAASASTARQSEVKSSESGAIAGAGDSPLPNAPTQTAWSNDKLLPVDRLRKLDLQADLNFGVLTLEKLPIENAVLKTQGLDGLIKLESLRGGLYDGDFETTGMLDVRPAVPLIGLQTKINRVPVEHFIKSEDKTPPVKGLLTFNSDLTTSGNSQKALIDTLNGNASFTINDGVLVNANLEQQLCKGIATLNRKALSGQPRGKDTPFEELKGNLVFRNGVASNPDLKARIPGLTVNGNGDIDLRVLGMDYRVSVIIEGDKSEMPDPACEVNERYVGLEWPLRCRGPLELGAKACRVDKDGLGKVAGKMAGDKLNEKIEEKLGDKVSPELKDALKGLFKR, encoded by the coding sequence ATGAAAGCGTTCGGCAAAATCCTGGGGCTGGTTATTCTCGGGCTGTTGCTGATCATTGTGGCTCTGGGCTTTGCCCTGACCCATCTATTCGATCCCAACGACTACAAAGACGAGATTCGCCAGCTGGCACGTGACAAGGCGCACCTGGAGCTCACCCTCAACGGTGACATCGGCTGGAGCCTGTTCCCCTGGCTGGGCCTTGAGCTCCATGAAGCCAGCATTGCCACCCTGAACAATCCGAAGGTGCCCTTCGCCGACCTGCAGATGCTCGGCCTCTCGGTGCGCGTGCTGCCCTTGCTGCGCCGCGAAGTGCAAATGAGCGATGTCCGCGTCGAAGGCCTGAACCTGATCCTGAGCCGCGACGAAAACGGGCACGGCAACTGGGAAGACATCGGGCGCCCGCTGCCGGCAACTACCCCTGTGCCGACCACCGCCGCCACCGATCCGAATGCACCTGCCACGCCTGCCCCGGCCACGGCCGATGCAGCCGGACGCCCGGTCAAGCTGGACATCGACAGCCTGACCGTGAACAACGCGCGCGTGCAATTCACCGACGCCAGGAGCGGTCAACACCTGAGCGCCGAAAGCATTCAACTGAGCACCGGCGCCGTGCATGAAGGGGTCAATATCCCGGTCAAGCTGACCGCCTTCCTGGGCACCAACCAACCGGTGATGCGTGCTCGCACCGAGCTCAATGGCGAGCTGCGCTTTGATCGCGCCCTCAAGCGCTACCAGTTCGAAGACATGAAACTCTCCGGCGAGGCTTCCGGCGAGCCGCTGCAAGGCAAGACCATGACCTTCGCCGCGCAAGGCCAATTGCTGGTCGACCTGGCGGCCAACATCGCCGAGTGGAACGGGCTCAAGCTCTCCGCCAACCAATTGCGCGCCCTGGGCGAACTCAATGTCCGCGACCTGGACAAGGAACCGAAGCTTACCGGCGGCCTGTCCATCGCCCAGGTCGACCTGCGCACCTTCCTCGACAGCATCGGCCAGACCCTGCCGCCGATGGCTAGCGGCAGCCTGAGCAAGTTCGAGCTGGTCAGCCGCCTGGAAGGCAGCAAGAACAGCCTGGCCCTCGAAGACCTCAACCTGAAACTGGACGACAGCCTGTTCAGCGGCCGCATCGCCATCGAGGACTTCGCCAAACAGTCGCTGCGCGTTCAACTCAAGGGCGACAAGCTCGACGCCGACCGCTACATGCCGCCCAAGAGCGAAGCGGCGGCCAGCGCCAGCACCGCACGCCAGTCGGAAGTCAAAAGCAGCGAAAGCGGCGCTATCGCCGGCGCCGGCGACTCCCCGCTGCCCAATGCGCCAACCCAGACCGCCTGGAGCAACGACAAGCTGTTGCCGGTCGACCGCCTGCGCAAGCTCGACCTGCAGGCCGACCTGAACTTCGGCGTGCTGACCCTGGAAAAGCTGCCGATCGAAAACGCTGTACTCAAGACCCAGGGCCTGGATGGACTGATCAAGCTCGAAAGCCTGCGCGGCGGCCTTTACGACGGCGATTTCGAAACCACGGGCATGCTCGACGTGCGCCCTGCCGTGCCGTTGATCGGCCTGCAGACGAAGATCAACCGGGTACCGGTCGAACACTTCATCAAGAGCGAGGACAAAACCCCACCGGTCAAAGGCCTGCTGACCTTCAACAGCGACCTGACCACCAGTGGCAACAGCCAGAAGGCCTTGATCGACACCCTCAACGGCAATGCCAGCTTCACCATCAACGATGGCGTGCTGGTCAATGCCAACCTCGAGCAACAGCTCTGCAAGGGGATCGCCACCCTCAACCGCAAGGCCCTCAGCGGCCAGCCGCGCGGCAAGGACACGCCCTTCGAGGAGCTCAAGGGCAACCTGGTGTTTCGCAATGGCGTAGCCAGCAACCCGGACCTCAAGGCACGCATCCCCGGCCTGACCGTCAACGGCAACGGCGACATCGACCTGCGCGTGCTGGGCATGGATTACCGTGTCAGCGTGATCATCGAAGGCGACAAGAGCGAAATGCCCGACCCGGCCTGCGAGGTCAACGAGCGCTATGTCGGCCTTGAATGGCCGCTGCGCTGCCGTGGCCCGCTGGAACTCGGGGCCAAGGCCTGCCGTGTCGACAAGGATGGCCTGGGCAAGGTTGCCGGCAAGATGGCCGGTGACAAGCTCAATGAAAAAATCGAAGAGAAGCTTGGCGACAAGGTCAGCCCTGAATTGAAAGATGCACTCAAGGGGCTGTTCAAGCGATGA
- the gpmI gene encoding 2,3-bisphosphoglycerate-independent phosphoglycerate mutase, whose translation MTTTPKPLVLIILDGFGHSDNPEYNAIYSASTPVYDRLRAEQPNGLISGSGMDVGLPEGQMGNSEVGHMNLGAGRVVYQDFTRVTKAIRDGEFFENPTLCGAVDKAVAGGKAVHILGLLSDGGVHSHQDHLVAMAELAAQRGAEKIYLHAFLDGRDTPPKSAQSSLELLDATFAKLGKGRIASIIGRYFAMDRDNRWDRVATAYNLIVDSAAEFSAVTGIEGLEAAYARGESDEFVKATRIGESVKVEDGDAVIFMNFRADRARELTRVFVEDDFKDFERARQPKLAAFVGLTQYSAKIPAPAAFAPGSLDNVLGEYLSKNNKTQLRIAETEKYAHVTFFFSGGREEPFLGEERILIPSPQVATYDLQPEMSAPEVTDKIVDAIEHQRYDVIVVNYANGDMVGHSGVFEAAVKAVECLDTCVGRIVTALEKVGGEALITADHGNVEQMEDECTGQAHTAHTTEPVPFIYVGKRALKVREGGVLADVAPTMLYLMGLEKPAEMTGTPILTEG comes from the coding sequence ATGACTACCACGCCAAAACCCTTGGTCCTGATCATCCTGGATGGTTTCGGTCACAGCGATAACCCTGAATACAACGCCATCTACTCGGCCAGCACACCGGTCTATGACCGCCTGCGTGCCGAACAGCCCAATGGCTTGATTTCAGGTTCCGGCATGGACGTGGGCCTGCCGGAAGGCCAGATGGGCAACTCTGAAGTCGGCCATATGAACCTGGGGGCCGGGCGCGTGGTGTACCAGGACTTCACCCGCGTGACCAAGGCGATCCGCGACGGTGAGTTCTTCGAGAACCCGACCCTGTGCGGCGCCGTGGATAAAGCCGTTGCCGGCGGCAAGGCGGTGCATATCCTCGGCCTGCTCTCCGACGGTGGCGTGCACAGCCACCAGGACCACCTGGTGGCCATGGCCGAACTGGCCGCCCAGCGTGGCGCCGAAAAGATCTACCTGCATGCTTTCCTCGACGGCCGCGACACGCCGCCCAAAAGCGCCCAGTCTTCGCTGGAGCTGCTCGATGCCACCTTCGCCAAACTGGGCAAGGGCCGCATCGCCAGCATCATCGGCCGCTATTTCGCAATGGACCGTGACAACCGCTGGGACCGCGTCGCAACTGCCTACAACCTGATCGTCGACAGCGCCGCCGAATTCAGCGCCGTCACCGGCATCGAAGGCCTGGAAGCGGCCTATGCCCGTGGCGAAAGCGACGAGTTCGTCAAAGCCACCCGTATCGGTGAATCGGTCAAGGTCGAAGACGGCGATGCCGTGATCTTCATGAACTTCCGCGCCGACCGCGCTCGCGAACTGACCCGGGTTTTCGTCGAAGACGATTTCAAGGACTTCGAGCGTGCGCGGCAGCCAAAACTGGCCGCCTTCGTCGGCCTGACCCAGTACTCGGCGAAGATCCCGGCCCCGGCCGCTTTCGCACCCGGCAGCCTGGACAATGTGCTGGGTGAATACCTGTCGAAAAACAACAAGACCCAACTGCGTATTGCCGAAACCGAGAAGTATGCCCACGTCACCTTCTTCTTCTCCGGTGGCCGCGAAGAGCCCTTCCTGGGTGAAGAGCGCATCCTGATCCCGTCACCGCAGGTTGCCACCTATGACCTGCAGCCAGAGATGAGCGCGCCCGAGGTCACCGACAAGATCGTCGACGCCATCGAGCACCAGCGTTACGACGTGATCGTGGTCAACTACGCCAACGGCGACATGGTTGGGCACAGCGGAGTCTTCGAGGCGGCGGTAAAGGCCGTGGAATGCCTCGACACCTGCGTTGGCCGCATTGTCACCGCGCTGGAAAAGGTCGGCGGCGAAGCCCTCATCACAGCCGACCACGGCAACGTCGAACAGATGGAAGACGAGTGCACCGGCCAGGCACATACTGCTCACACCACCGAGCCGGTACCGTTCATTTATGTCGGCAAGCGTGCTCTGAAAGTGCGTGAAGGCGGCGTGCTGGCGGATGTCGCGCCGACCATGCTGTACCTGATGGGCCTGGAAAAGCCGGCCGAGATGACCGGCACCCCGATCCTGACCGAAGGCTGA
- a CDS encoding DUF2164 domain-containing protein produces the protein MAKKSKPPILTLTPEQENEANSKIKRFMEDRFELNLGSFEAAEILDLFTREIAPHYYNRAIFDVQAHLKERFDSIESDLWALEKN, from the coding sequence ATGGCCAAGAAGAGCAAACCGCCTATTCTCACGCTCACGCCTGAGCAGGAGAATGAAGCCAACAGCAAGATCAAGCGGTTCATGGAAGATCGCTTCGAGCTGAACCTGGGCTCGTTCGAGGCGGCTGAAATCCTCGATCTGTTTACCCGCGAAATTGCTCCGCATTATTACAACAGGGCGATTTTCGATGTGCAGGCGCACCTCAAGGAGAGGTTCGACAGCATCGAAAGCGACCTGTGGGCGCTCGAGAAAAACTGA
- the panM gene encoding aspartate 1-decarboxylase autocleavage activator PanM, with protein MPVVVQTLSAPTRQDRDDLQKIYHDAPHWLFAPYEDSQSLIDACLGDTTLIAARFNDRLLGAARLRQQDSVWHLSHLCVRTITRRRGVGERLVCEARKLAEQSGAKLHLLAPAGHLEAQALAAKLHLPLDLAP; from the coding sequence ATGCCCGTCGTTGTCCAAACCCTGAGCGCACCTACCCGGCAAGATCGGGACGATCTGCAGAAGATCTATCACGATGCCCCGCACTGGCTATTCGCGCCTTATGAGGATAGCCAAAGCCTTATCGACGCCTGTCTGGGCGACACGACCCTGATCGCTGCCCGCTTCAACGACCGCCTGCTCGGTGCGGCGCGCCTCAGGCAACAGGACTCGGTGTGGCACCTTTCGCATTTGTGCGTACGAACTATTACTCGCCGTCGCGGGGTAGGTGAACGATTGGTCTGCGAAGCCCGGAAACTCGCCGAGCAGTCCGGTGCGAAATTGCACCTGCTGGCCCCGGCAGGCCACCTGGAGGCCCAGGCACTGGCTGCCAAGCTGCATTTGCCACTGGATCTGGCGCCGTAA
- a CDS encoding ABC transporter substrate-binding protein has product MFKHLMLLIATCLLFTNAAHAAAENDSSLVLLTENFPPYNMASNGKNFAQEENIQGIAADIVREMFKRAGVSYSMTLRFPWERIYKLTLEKPGYGVFVMARLAEREKLFKWVGPIGPDDWILLARADSRIKLDSLEQARRYKIGAYKGDAIALHLSKQGLNPVIALRDQDNAKKLLDGKIDLWATGDPAGRYLARQDGISNLKTVLRFNGAQLYLALNKQVPDEVVGKLQAALEQMRSDGFVEETFSRYL; this is encoded by the coding sequence ATGTTCAAGCATTTGATGCTTCTGATCGCTACCTGTCTGCTGTTCACCAATGCCGCTCACGCCGCAGCCGAAAATGATTCCTCCCTGGTGCTGCTCACCGAAAACTTCCCGCCTTACAACATGGCGAGCAACGGCAAGAACTTCGCTCAAGAAGAAAACATCCAGGGCATCGCGGCGGATATCGTTCGTGAGATGTTCAAGCGTGCCGGCGTTTCCTACAGCATGACCCTGCGCTTTCCCTGGGAGCGCATCTACAAGCTGACACTGGAGAAGCCTGGCTATGGGGTCTTCGTCATGGCGCGTTTGGCCGAGCGTGAAAAGCTTTTCAAATGGGTCGGCCCCATCGGTCCGGATGACTGGATCCTCTTGGCCAGGGCGGACAGTCGGATCAAGCTGGACAGTCTCGAGCAGGCTCGGCGCTACAAGATTGGTGCCTATAAAGGCGATGCCATTGCCCTTCACTTGAGCAAGCAAGGCCTCAATCCGGTCATCGCCTTGCGCGATCAGGACAACGCGAAAAAGTTGCTCGACGGGAAGATCGATCTTTGGGCCACCGGTGATCCCGCGGGTCGTTACCTGGCCCGCCAGGACGGCATCAGTAACCTCAAGACAGTGTTGCGCTTCAACGGTGCCCAATTGTATCTGGCCCTGAACAAACAGGTGCCCGATGAAGTGGTCGGCAAGCTCCAGGCAGCCCTGGAGCAGATGCGCAGCGATGGTTTCGTCGAGGAAACCTTCAGTCGTTACCTATGA
- the hisB gene encoding imidazoleglycerol-phosphate dehydratase HisB produces MAERKASVERNTLETQIKASINLDGTGKARFDIGVPFLEHMLDQIARHGLIDLDIECKGDLHIDDHHTVEDVGITLGQAFVQAIGDKKGIRRYGHSYVPLDEALSRVVIDFSGRPGLQMHVPYTRASVGGFDVDLFQEFFQGFVNHALVSLHIDNLRGHNTHHQIETVFKAFGRALRMAVEFDERMAGQMPSTKGCL; encoded by the coding sequence ATGGCCGAACGTAAGGCGTCCGTCGAGCGCAACACTCTGGAAACCCAGATCAAAGCCTCGATCAACCTGGATGGCACCGGAAAGGCCCGATTCGATATCGGGGTTCCCTTCCTTGAGCACATGCTTGACCAGATCGCCCGGCACGGGTTGATCGACCTGGATATCGAGTGCAAGGGCGACCTGCATATCGACGACCACCACACGGTGGAAGACGTCGGTATCACCTTGGGTCAGGCTTTCGTACAAGCGATCGGCGACAAGAAAGGCATCCGTCGTTACGGCCATTCCTATGTTCCGCTCGACGAAGCGCTGTCGCGCGTGGTCATCGACTTTTCCGGTCGTCCGGGGCTGCAGATGCACGTGCCATACACCCGTGCGTCGGTCGGTGGCTTCGATGTCGACCTGTTCCAGGAGTTCTTCCAGGGCTTCGTCAACCACGCCCTCGTCAGTCTGCACATCGACAATCTGCGTGGGCACAACACCCACCACCAGATCGAGACCGTGTTCAAGGCCTTCGGTCGCGCCCTGCGCATGGCCGTCGAGTTCGATGAACGCATGGCCGGGCAGATGCCTTCGACAAAAGGTTGCCTGTAA